One Primulina huaijiensis isolate GDHJ02 chromosome 5, ASM1229523v2, whole genome shotgun sequence DNA segment encodes these proteins:
- the LOC140976682 gene encoding glutamine synthetase cytosolic isozyme 2-like has product MALLSDLINLNLSESTDKIIAEYVWIGGSGMDLRSKARTLSGMVKDPSKLPKWNYDGSSTGQAPGEDSEVIMYPQAIFKDPFRRGNNILVMCDAYTPAGDPIPTNKRYSAAKIFSNPEVEAEEPWYGIEQEYTLLKKEVKWPLGWPTGGYPGPQGPYYCGVGADKAFGRDIVDAHYKACLYAGINISGINGEVMPGQWEFQVGPSVGISSGDEVWMARYILERIAEIAGVVVSFDPKPIQGDWNGAGAHTNYSTKSMRKEGGYEVIKKAIDKLGLRHKEHIAAYGEGNERRLTGKHETADIKTFKWGVANRGASVRVGRDTEREGKGYFEDRRPASNMDPYVVTSMIAETTILGKP; this is encoded by the exons ATGGCGTTGCTTTCAGATCTCATCAATCTCAACCTCTCAGAATCCACTGATAAGATCATTGCCGAATATGTCTG GATTGGTGGCTCCGGTATGGACCTTAGGAGTAAAGCCAGG ACTCTTTCTGGAATGGTAAAGGATCCTTCGAAGCTTCCCAAGTGGAACTACGACGGATCAAGCACAGGTCAAGCTCCCGGAGAAGATAGTGAAGTAATAATGTA tcCTCAAGCTATCTTCAAAGATCCGTTCAGGAGGGGGAATAACATATTG GTAATGTGCGATGCTTACACTCCGGCTGGTGATCCAATTCCAACAAACAAGAGATACAGCGCCGCCAAGATTTTCAGCAATCCTGAAGTTGAAGCCGAAGAGCCATG GTATGGTATTGAACAAGAATACACTCTTTTGAAAAAGGAAGTTAAATGGCCTCTTGGATGGCCAACTGGAGGTTATCCTGGACCTCAG GGCCCATATTATTGCGGTGTTGGAGCTGACAAAGCTTTTGGACGTGACATTGTTGATGCACATTACAAGGCATGCCTTTATGCTGGAATCAATATAAGTGGCATCAATGGTGAAGTGATGCCTGGACAG TGGGAATTCCAAGTAGGACCTTCTGTTGGCATCTCGTCTGGTGACGAAGTGTGGATGGCTCGTTACATACTAGAG AGGATCGCCGAGATTGCGGGGGTTGTTGTCTCCTTCGATCCCAAGCCTATCCAG GGTGACTGGAATGGAGCTGGTGCTCACACTAACTACAG CACAAAGTCCATGAGGAAGGAAGGAGGTTACGAAGTCATTAAGAAAGCTATTGACAAGCTTGGACTCAGGCACAAAGAGCATATTGCTGCATATGGTGAAGGCAATGAGCGTCGTCTCACTGGAAAGCACGAAACCGCTGATATCAAGACCTTCAAATgg GGGGTTGCGAACCGAGGTGCGTCCGTTCGTGTTGGTCGAGACACGGAGAGAGAAGGCAAGGGTTACTTTGAGGACAGGAGGCCTGCTTCAAACATGGATCCATATGTTGTCACCTCTATGATTGCAGAGACCACCATTCTTGGAAAACCTTGA